The Brachyhypopomus gauderio isolate BG-103 chromosome 2, BGAUD_0.2, whole genome shotgun sequence genome contains a region encoding:
- the LOC143508785 gene encoding neuronal acetylcholine receptor subunit alpha-9-II, which produces MHRMTSFVCFAILFLEVAHCAQGYYAQQLLNDLMENYSNALRPVDDTDATLNVTLQITLSQIKDMDERNQVLIAYLWIRQTWYDAYLKWEKEEYDGLEVIRIPSSLVWRPDLVLYNKADDDLPGPVDTNVVLRYTGEITWDAPAITKSSCVVDVSYFPFDSQQCNLTFGSWTYNGNQVDITMMMDSGELSDYVENVEWECRGMPAAKSVVMYGCCADPYPDITYTLLLKRRSSFYIYNLLLPCFLISFLAPLGFYLPADSGEKVSLGVTVLLALTVFQLVVAESMPPSESVPLIGKYYIATMTMVTASTALTIFIMNIHFCGTEAKPVPHWAKVLIIGYMSRVFFVYEVGESCVSPSVQSEDKDIRPSLSRQQAETPQLQERRGQQRPQANGKPTRPQGSRDSHPVSPIRQPRSPSHRSSSPARQPRSPAHQSQTLPCPHRKREDINYKTGVKDAAPPCCPDDEKPPAAALTFDCCVFCGHPSSGDVLRLISGDRKLVRNVEYIANCFREHRSTSLKVAEWKKVAKVMDRFFMWIFFAMVFLMSILIIGRSS; this is translated from the exons ATGCACAGGATGACATCATTTGTGTGCTTTGCGATACTGTTTTTGGAGG TAGCCCACTGTGCCCAGGGTTACTATGCTCAGCAGCTACTCAACGATCTTATGGAGAATTACTCGAATGCCTTGCGCCCTGTGGATGACACAGATGCAACCCTCAACGTCACCCTGCAGATTACGCTGTCTCAGATAAAAGACATG GACGAGCGTAACCAGGTGTTGATCGCGTACCTGTGGATCAGGCAGACGTGGTACGACGCATACCTGAAGTGGGAAAAGGAGGAGTATGACGGGCTGGAGGTAATTCGCATCCCCAGCAGTCTGGTATGGAGGCCTGACCTGGTGCTGTATAACAA ggcTGACGACGACCTGCCTGGGCCGGTGGACACTAACGTGGTGCTTCGCTACACTGGCGAGATCACATGGGACGCTCCCGCCATCACTAAGAGCTCGTGTGTGGTGGACGTGTCCTACTTCCCCTTTGACAGCCAGCAGTGCAACCTCACCTTTGGATCCTGGACCTACAACGgcaaccag gtGGACATCACCATGATGATGGACAGTGGCGAGCTATCTGACTACGTGGAGAACGTGGAGTGGGAGTGCAGGGGCATGCCGGCGGCGAAGAGCGTGGTGATGTACGGCTGCTGCGCGGACCCGTACCCCGACATCACCTACACGCTGCTGCTGAAACGTCGCTCCTCCTTCTACATCTATAACCTGCTGCTGCCCTGTTTCCTCATCTCCTTCCTGGCGCCGCTCGGCTTCTACCTGCCTGCTGACTCGGGCGAGAAGGTGTCGCTGGGTGTGACCGTGCTGCTGGCGCTCACCGTCTTCCAGCTGGTGGTGGCCGAGAGCATGCCGCCGTCCGAGAGCGTGCCACTCAttg GTAAGTACTACATCGCAACGATGACGATGGTGACGGCATCCACCGCCCTGACCATCTTCATCATGAACATCCACTTCTGTGGCACTGAAGCCAAGCCAGTGCCTCACTGGGCCAAAGTTCTCATCATTGGCTACATGAGCAGGGTCTTCTTTGTGTATGAGGTTGGAGAGAGCTGTGTCTCACCCTCAGTTCAGAGCGAAGACAAGGACATACGTCCTTCCCTCAGTCGTCAGCAGGCCGAGACCCCTCAGCTCCAAGAACGGAGGGGACAGCAACGCCCACAAGCAAACGGGAAGCCGACGCGACCACAGGGCTCACGGGACAGCCATCCTGTTAGCCCCATTCGCCAGCCCCGCAGCCCCTCCCACCGGTCAAGTAGCCCCGCCCGTCAGCCCCGTAGCCCCGCCCACCAGTCGCAGACACTCCCCTGCCCTCACAGGAAGCGAGAGGACATTAACTACAAAACAGGTGTGAAGGACGCCGCGCCTCCCTGCTGCCCTGACGACGAGAAGCCGCCTGCTGCGGCCCTGACGTTTGACTGCTGTGTGTTTTGCGGTCATCCAAGTAGCGGGGACGTCCTCAGACTCATCAGTGGTGACCGGAAACTGGTTCGGAACGTTGAGTACATTGCAAACTGCTTCCGAGAGCACAGGTCCACCAGTCTGAAGGTGGCAGAGTGGAAGAAGGTTGCCAAGGTGATGGACAGATTCTTTATGTGGATCTTCTTTGCCATGGTCTTCCTCATGAGTATTCTCATAATAGGCAGATCATCCTGA
- the ube2ka gene encoding ubiquitin-conjugating enzyme E2Ka isoform X1 — translation MANIAVQRIKREFKEVLKSEETSKNQIKVDLVDENFTELKGEIAGPPDTPYEGGRYQLEIKIPETYPFNPPKVRFITKIWHPNISSVTGAICLDILKDQWAAAMTLRTVLLSLQALLAAAEPDDPQDAVVANQYKQNPEMFKQTARLWSHVYAGAPVSSPDYTRKIDKLCAMGFDKNAVIVALSSKSWDVETATELLLSN, via the exons ATGGCCAACATTGCGGTGCAGAGGATAAAACGGGAGTTTAAAGAAGTTCTCAAAAGCGAAGAG ACAAGTAAAAATCAGATTAAAGTGGACCTGGTGGATGAGAACTTCACAGAACTCAAGGGAGAGATTGCAGGACCACCCGACACACCTTATGAAG GTGGTAGATACCAGCTAGAAATAAAAATTCCAGAAACGTATCCATTCAATCCACCAAAG GTACGGTTTATCACTAAGATTTGGCATCCAAACATCAGCTCAGTAACTGGTGCCATATGCCTGGACATTCTGAAGGACCAGTG gGCGGCGGCAATGACTCTCCGCACAGTGTTGTTGTCCCTACAAGCCCTGTTGGCGGCTGCAGAACCAGACGACCCCCAGGATGCAGTTGTAGCTAATCAG TATAAACAGAACCCAGAGATGTTCAAGCAGACAGCGCGGCTCTGGTCACACGTGTATGCAGGCGCTCCTGTCTCTAGTCCAGACTACACACGCAAAATAGACAAACTCTGTGCTATGGGCTTTGATAAA aacgcTGTAATAGTCGCGTTGTCATCAAAATCCTGGGATGTGGAGACAGCAACAGAGCTGTTGCTTAGCAACTGA
- the ube2ka gene encoding ubiquitin-conjugating enzyme E2Ka isoform X2: protein MTSKNQIKVDLVDENFTELKGEIAGPPDTPYEGGRYQLEIKIPETYPFNPPKVRFITKIWHPNISSVTGAICLDILKDQWAAAMTLRTVLLSLQALLAAAEPDDPQDAVVANQYKQNPEMFKQTARLWSHVYAGAPVSSPDYTRKIDKLCAMGFDKNAVIVALSSKSWDVETATELLLSN from the exons ATG ACAAGTAAAAATCAGATTAAAGTGGACCTGGTGGATGAGAACTTCACAGAACTCAAGGGAGAGATTGCAGGACCACCCGACACACCTTATGAAG GTGGTAGATACCAGCTAGAAATAAAAATTCCAGAAACGTATCCATTCAATCCACCAAAG GTACGGTTTATCACTAAGATTTGGCATCCAAACATCAGCTCAGTAACTGGTGCCATATGCCTGGACATTCTGAAGGACCAGTG gGCGGCGGCAATGACTCTCCGCACAGTGTTGTTGTCCCTACAAGCCCTGTTGGCGGCTGCAGAACCAGACGACCCCCAGGATGCAGTTGTAGCTAATCAG TATAAACAGAACCCAGAGATGTTCAAGCAGACAGCGCGGCTCTGGTCACACGTGTATGCAGGCGCTCCTGTCTCTAGTCCAGACTACACACGCAAAATAGACAAACTCTGTGCTATGGGCTTTGATAAA aacgcTGTAATAGTCGCGTTGTCATCAAAATCCTGGGATGTGGAGACAGCAACAGAGCTGTTGCTTAGCAACTGA